AAGCTCGAGCAATTGCCTTAGCGTGGGAGTGGTTGTGTCCCTTGGACGAGTCATAGTGCTCAAATATCTTTCGGGCTTGATTGTAAACAAGGAGACTCCAGTGACACCCGCCAGGCAGGTCGAACTCTTGACAGTCGTTGACTGGCAACAGTATCAACTCTTTCTGTTTCAGATCCAGAGACTTGAGCACCTGATCAACGTTGAGCGCTGCACCCAGCTTGACAAGTTGTACAACGTCGGGACCTACGAAGGCGAGGGAAGCACAGCGCGACGCGTATAGTTCGTTCTCAAGGTACTGCATCCAAAACCAGATGATGTTGTCGTTCACCCAGTGCGGTTCATCCAGTAGCTCCACGTCTGACTCGCGGAGAAGCGTGTCATGGTAGCTTAGTACTATCCTACCATGAGAAGCCATcaattcgttctttcttttttacctagaagaagaagaaaaaagatggtGATTTAATTAGTATGCACGACCACACGACAAGGTGCTTATTTTATTTTGGCACGGTAAGCAATAGCGTTGAAAGGCAGACCTGAGGCAAAAGCAGACTACAACAAACAAAATGATAAACTTACACAAGACAGTCACTTCGGCGGTATGGCAGACGACAGTGCAACCATCCACGCGCTGTTCGTGAGCACCACTGTCGCACATTAGCGCTGCATTTTTGCTGATGATGAGTTCGTAGGAACAAACTATGTTTCCAACAGCGCGCCCCAGTTTCACTGTCACAACCTGTGGGGCTTGTACTTTGCTGCTCGTGTGCGTGGTGCTTGTTTGTTTACTCCCAACACCGATCGCCGCGACAAAAACGGCAAAGGCAGAAAACAACGCAGACTGGTATCGGGATGGTATCGGGTTTGTCATCCAGACGTCGCCGTAATCGCAATTTTTCGTCGAACCACCTGTCCAACCGTTGTGGAACCGCTTGCAGCGGCTTTGCTATCCGGCGCTTGGGCGAGGCAATTGGTAAAGTTTTCATGCCGAAACGCTAAACAAAATTGGACTATGCAGGGTGCCGAGCAGACCTGCGAGCACGCCGAAGCCAGTGAGAGGTAATGGACCCAAGGGACACGGCCTGAGCTCCGGCTGCATGTAGCCTTGCGGTCCTTGAGCGTCTTGTGTTTCTCCGCGGCCCGGCTTCGGGTGCTGCATTCAAGCTGGATCCTTCACAAGTCGCCGGCATGGAGCCACAGCCGGGGGTGCTAGACATTCTGGCTCAATTCTGCCACCGGCTGCTGCATTGGGGCCCATTGACGGCGCTCTTTATCATCAAATTCATTTTTCTGACCAGCCTGTACGTGACATCTATGTGGCTCTCGCCTTATGGTTCAACGCTAGGTACCGTCAACCACGCGATATTCATCGGTTGGGTTGGAGTCCTCCTGTACAATTTCTTCATGGCCGTCGCTATGGGACCGGGCTTCGTTCCTCTGAAGTGGAGGCCGGTGAGTAGCGAGCCTGACCTCAGCACGTTTAGTTTCTACTTCGCACCTGGCTGTCATTCATGCTGTGATACCAACTGAGCTGTTGATGCGTCGGTGCGCAAAGTCTGGTCAACGTTCGAGGACTTTTTGCTAAGCAGTGCCACAATCGGCGTATCCCTTGACAAAATTGCTGCAAATAGTTCACTGGTGATCACAGGTGCACCTACACAACCGTAAACCTAAAGGGAGCGGTACCCGAATGTTGCATTCACGGTACGGTACTATTATGCTTTTTTGTTGCCTTTTCATATAATGCATGTAGGTAGAGCGCAGAAGGTATGAAGTGGGCTAACCTCCTTGGGATTGACTAGTTTAGTGGCTAGGTGTTGATTTACTTTCCTGTATCTGCCCCACTTGCTACATTACCTCATATGTGTGCATGGTTCTGTTCTAATAAACATGCTCTGTGTACCTACACATAGTGTCTGCACAATAAAATGCCCTAGTTCTTCACCTCCACTTGCAGGACCAGCCAGATGATGAGCAGTTCCTGCAGTACTGCGCAAACTGTGATGGATTTAAGACGCCGCGGTCACATCACTGCCGCAAATGTGAAAGGTTAGTATTTTCAGTGTGCTAGTTTCACCACTGGGGGTGTATTTCACATTCTGTTGGAGATTGCACCTGCATTGTTAACACCCCCCACCACccgagaaaaaataaaaaaataaatacaactTACTGCCATGTGGTACTTTACAGCATCTATTAAACAAAAAATACTTTCATATTCTGCTCATTGTCACCAAGAGAAGGACTAGTGAGTTATAAGGAATACTGTGTTTTTTTACAAGCTGTTAATTGCCAGTATATGCTCATATGCTGTAGTAGTGAACAGAGCCTAGCATAGATAGTAGTTCCTTAAAATTGATAACAGATGAGCACACCTGGCAGTGGGTATGCCTGAACGCCAGGTGCTTAAACCCTTTGATGCCAGAATTGTGACTTAAAGAAGCCATGCCATGGTCGTTCAACTATTCTCACTTTATAATTGTAACACAGAGTAAAGGGGCTAATAGGGTTATACACACAGAAGAACTGGCCTCTCGGTGCTATTACGGGCCGGGATTTGGGggtaccttcaacagcgtctgcttggagctcaaaccaggttgaccatcggagagggtccggcagagggaagacgaggcgacgtaaaaacaagaacagaagtttaatacatggttacgtgtgagcggtgtgctccaaagaaaacatacaagaaaagttcagcgtgcatgcacctgcacgctagggcaaagcgaaagtgttctccacgtggctgctggctggcttttttataccctccaccatctgGGCACTTCTCTtctcccccactgcaggacagggcaaaccaggcgaagtagagatggtgggtgaccgtagcggggtgaacgtcctcagcaggggaggaagggttgcAGAGGGGCACAACAGGTTTAGTCTCTGACTCTCGTGACTGACACGTCtatcatgttgac
The DNA window shown above is from Dermacentor silvarum isolate Dsil-2018 chromosome 1, BIME_Dsil_1.4, whole genome shotgun sequence and carries:
- the LOC119436561 gene encoding sentrin-specific protease 8 isoform X2 → MASHGRIVLSYHDTLLRESDVELLDEPHWVNDNIIWFWMQYLENELYASRCASLAFVGPDVVQLVKLGAALNVDQVLKSLDLKQKELILLPVNDCQEFDLPGGCHWSLLVYNQARKIFEHYDSSKGHNHSHAKAIARALAPLLSLREVRVVESDCLQQHNSFDCGLYVMYNLQQACAEHIVLPEAEGSRRTLLTSWMQQNRKTLKELIMKLSEPCV
- the LOC119436561 gene encoding sentrin-specific protease 8 isoform X1 produces the protein MTNPIPSRYQSALFSAFAVFVAAIGVGSKQTSTTHTSSKVQAPQVVTVKLGRAVGNIVCSYELIISKNAALMCDSGAHEQRVDGCTVVCHTAEVTVLCKFIILKNELMASHGRIVLSYHDTLLRESDVELLDEPHWVNDNIIWFWMQYLENELYASRCASLAFVGPDVVQLVKLGAALNVDQVLKSLDLKQKELILLPVNDCQEFDLPGGCHWSLLVYNQARKIFEHYDSSKGHNHSHAKAIARALAPLLSLREVRVVESDCLQQHNSFDCGLYVMYNLQQACAEHIVLPEAEGSRRTLLTSWMQQNRKTLKELIMKLSEPCV